One uncultured Caproiciproducens sp. DNA segment encodes these proteins:
- the thpR gene encoding RNA 2',3'-cyclic phosphodiesterase — MRLFISINFNEQIKDSLYGCIQTLKEGSLRGNFTRRENLHLTLAFLGETSKAGSAKQAMDAAAGDPFELSIGGFGRFPRGGGDIYWIGVENSAALNSINSRLCTALRREGFSIETRAFRPHLTLGREVLPADGFDRNAFVRSIPPMSMNVEEISLMKSEKVGGRLTYSEVYAKQLGEVIRVRPGYKSVSISK, encoded by the coding sequence ATGCGTCTTTTTATTTCCATAAATTTTAATGAGCAGATAAAAGACAGTCTTTACGGTTGTATTCAAACGCTGAAAGAGGGTTCGCTCCGCGGAAATTTTACCCGGCGCGAAAATCTGCATCTCACGCTGGCCTTTCTTGGCGAGACATCAAAAGCCGGTTCGGCAAAACAGGCAATGGATGCCGCCGCCGGAGATCCGTTTGAGCTTAGCATCGGGGGATTTGGACGTTTTCCGCGCGGCGGCGGGGATATCTACTGGATCGGCGTTGAGAATAGCGCTGCTCTCAATTCCATCAACAGCCGCCTGTGCACAGCACTGCGCCGGGAAGGGTTTTCCATTGAAACACGGGCATTCAGGCCGCATTTAACACTCGGGCGCGAAGTTCTGCCGGCAGATGGTTTTGACCGAAACGCGTTTGTAAGGTCAATTCCGCCTATGAGCATGAATGTGGAAGAAATCAGCCTGATGAAGTCGGAAAAAGTGGGCGGACGGCTGACTTATTCGGAAGTTTATGCAAAACAGCTTGGCGAAGTCATTCGCGTTCGTCCGGGTTATAAAAGTGTGTCAATCAGTAAATAA
- a CDS encoding DUF503 domain-containing protein, with the protein MLIGTAQLTLYAPWVHSLKEKRMVVNSIIARVQNQFHVSVAEVDSQDIHQTIVIGVACVAGTAALADSVIDHVVNYIESCTEAEITNILREIR; encoded by the coding sequence ATGTTGATTGGAACAGCACAGCTTACACTTTACGCTCCTTGGGTTCATTCGCTCAAGGAAAAGCGCATGGTGGTTAACAGTATTATTGCGAGAGTGCAGAATCAGTTTCATGTGTCGGTTGCCGAGGTGGACAGCCAGGACATCCATCAGACGATTGTAATAGGCGTCGCCTGCGTCGCGGGAACCGCAGCCTTGGCGGACAGTGTCATTGACCATGTAGTGAATTACATTGAAAGCTGCACCGAGGCGGAAATTACAAATATTCTAAGAGAAATCAGGTGA